The DNA region CTTTATCCATGGGCATAGGAGAAGGGGCGGAGTTACAAGCCTCTATGGGTACCGTTGTTATCGGTGGACTCTTGCTTTCATCCTTGCTAACCTTAGTGTTCATTCCTGTTGTTTATTCTATAATGGACGACCTCCATGTGAAGTTCATAAGTCGTAAGGAAAAGAAAGCAGCCAAAGCATAAATATACGAACACACCTTAACCATATTATAAAAGAAAAATAAGTCTCCCAACCTTTAATAGGACTTGTATATTATTACAATATGTGATATTATTATTTTAAATGATAATAGTTATCACATAAACATTAATAATATACACCCGTGAAGGTAAAGGGAGGCTTTTTTATGAAGAAAAAAACAATAATCGGTGGCGTGGTGGTTCTGGTATTACTGGTATCCGCTTTAGTTTTATGGGTGAACAGCAATAGACCACCAGTTGTAAATACATATACTGTTTTGGAAGGTCCATATGAAGAAGTGGTTAGCGCCATCGGTTATGTGGACTATGAAAAAGAAGTCATAGTAAGCACCCAAGTTGGCGGTATTATTCGTGAGGTAGCTCATGATGCCGGTGATCGTGTTGATAGAGAAGCCTTGCTT from Petrocella atlantisensis includes:
- a CDS encoding HlyD family efflux transporter periplasmic adaptor subunit, translated to MKKKTIIGGVVVLVLLVSALVLWVNSNRPPVVNTYTVLEGPYEEVVSAIGYVDYEKEVIVSTQVGGIIREVAHDAGDRVDREALLITIDDNEARSIYEDLQTSLRLAQARLNDYQSIYGNNRNNTALQKDVLDYGKLVIMQS